In the Prochlorococcus marinus str. MIT 9312 genome, ACTGAGTGGTACTTACCAATTCCACTTGCAGATAGAGACTATAAGGTTGAATTAGGTTATAAATATGGTTTTAACTGGATGTCATTGGCATTCTCTTCAATAAGTCATGTTCCTGCATCCCATCCATCAGAGCAAATTCTTGACAAATTTGTGCCTTTTAATTTGGATGCTAGTACTGAGTCGATTCCAGAAATTTCAAATCCTGTAGTTCCAGAACAAACCGGTATGCATGAAAGACTATATCAAGCAGCAACTAATATTCCTCGTAGAAGGAAAGTGGGTTCAGAAGAATTTATGGAAAATGTAAATTCAACAAATCTAAATGATAATCTTACTGACTCAGGTGCTGGTAAATGGTCCTCAGGTTTAAATGAATCTGGAAGTGGGATTGTTAAAAATAGATCTTTTTGGCTTGTTGCAGATGCTGAATTAATTGTTTATGGAGCCACTGAACCTTCGGCAAAACTCACAATTGGTGGAGAAGATGTTCCCCTAGCTGCTGATGGAACTTTTAGAATTCAAGTTCCATTTAGAGACGGGACTCAAAAATATGATATTAAAGCGGTTGATGTATCTGGTGAGCAAGAAAAAAGTATATCAATCAAATTTGATAGAACTACTCCACTTGACGATACTAACGAAAAAGATAAAGCTGAGACAGAATGGTTTTAATCACTTAAATTAATGCTGAAAAAAATTGTAGCCTTTACTCCCTTGTTTGGAGCATTAACATTTCCACTTATAGTTCCAATTACAATTTCTAAATTTGGTGTTAACTATGGAATTCTAAGCGCATTATTAATTTCTTCATTATGGTTTATCGCTATGTTAAGAACATCCGAAATGCCTCATTAATTTAGTTAGATTTTTGGAAGTATCTTAAAATTATGACTGAAGTTAGTGTAATAAATATCAATTCTCCCTTCTTAGATCAAAAACCCGGCACCTCTGGTTTAAGAAAAAGCACTTTAAAGTTTCAGCAAAAAAATTATCTAGAAATTTTTATAGAAGCAATTTTACAATCACTGGAAGATTTACAAGTTTCAACATTAGTAGTTGGTGGTGATGGCAGATATGGAAATATTGAAGCAATAGAAAAAATTGTGCAAATATGTGTTGCTCATAAAGTGCAAAAGGTTATTGTTCCAAAATGTGGTTTATTATCTACTCCTGCTACATCACATTTAATTAGAAAAGAGAATGCTATTGGTGGCATTATTCTTTCTGCAAGTCATAATCCTGGAGGGATTGATGGTGACTTTGGAGTCAAGTTGAATATATCTAATGGTGGCCCAGCTCCTGAGATGATTACTAATAAGATATTCAAAGCTTCACAATTACTTACTAGTTATAAAATTTGTAAAATTCAACTACCAAATTTTACTGAATATGGAGCATATTCTTTCGGGGAAACTACCTTAGAAATTATTGATGGATTGAAAGATTATTCTGATTTGATGGAGGAAATTTTTGATTTTGATCAAATTAGTGATTTTTTAAAAAAAGACTTCTCATTAATTTTCGATGCAATGAATGCGGTTACAGGCCCATATGCAACAAATATTTTTGTTGAAAAAATGGGTCTCTCAAATGATTGTGTTATGAATGGTACTCCGTTAAAAGATTTTGGCGGTTTACATCCTGATCCCAATCTTACTTATGCTTCTCATTTAGCTGATTTATTATTAAATAAAAAATCTTATAGTTTTGGTGCTGCTTGCGATGGAGATGGCGATAGGAATATGATTCTGGGAAGTGGATGTTTTGTAAATCCTAGTGATAGCCTGGCAGTGATTACTGCTAACACCAAATGTGTCCCTGGTTATAAAGATGGTATTACAGGTGTAGCACGATCTATGCCAACTAGTTCAGCAGTTGATAACGTTGCGCGTGCATTAAATATCCCTTGTTTCGAGACACCTACTGGGTGGAAATTTTTTGGAAATCTTTTAGATTCTAATTTAATTACATTATGTGGAGAAGAAAGTTTTGGAACAGGTAGTAATCATGTAAGGGAGAAAGATGGATTATGGGCAGTTTTGTATTGGTTACAAGTTTTAGCCGAAAAAAATTGTTCTGTAAGTGATTTGATACAGAGTCATTGGAAACAATTTGGTAGGAATTATTATTCAAGACATGATTATGAGGCAATTCCCTCAAATATTGCTAATCAAATCTTTGGTGATCTAACTTCTAGGCTCGAAAATTTAAAAGGAAGTAATTTTGCTGGTCATTTAGTTCAAGTTGCAGATAACTTTTCATATTTAGATCCTGTGGATGATTCCATAAGTGAAAATCAAGGTTTAAGATTGATTCTTGATGATAATTCACGCATAATTGTACGTCTTTCTGGAACTGGAACTAAGGGTGCAACATTAAGACTCTACTTTGAGAAATTTTTCAATTCTAAACAGAATCTTTCGTTAAATCCTCAAGTCGCTTTGAAACCCCTAATAGATAATTTAGATGATTTGTTAAATATTTCAAAACTTACTCAAATGCAAACTCCTACGGTAATTACATAGACTTTAAAGTAATATTTCTTGATTTAATTTATATGCATTCCGAAAATTTATTTACCAATTATTCTCAAATAGAAAGTAATGCTCCTTTGGCAGATAAGTTGAGACCAAAGAATTTAGACGATTTTTTTGGTCAAAAATCAATCTTAAATGAGAATTCGCTCTTAAGGAGTGCCATATTAAACGATAAGATTAGTAATTTTATTTTTTCTGGCCCTCCTGGTGTGGGGAAAACTACTTTAATTGAAATTATTGCTTTTAATACGCGTTCAAAATTAATTAAATTAAACGCTGTATTATCAAGTATCAAAGAATTAAGAAATGAAATCGCTAATGCAAAAGAAAGATTAATAAATACAAAAAGAAAAACAATTTTATTTATCGATGAGGTGCATAGATTTACATCTGTGCAGCAAGATGCTTTATTACCCTCAATAGAGAATGGAACTATAACTTTTATAGGTGCTACAACTGAAAACCCCTTCTTTGCAGTTAATAAAGCGCTTGTTAGTAGGTCTCGCATTTTTACATTAATTCCTTTAAGTGAAACTGATTTGAAGAAAATTATAAAAAAAGTTATAAGTTACTATGCAAAACTTAAGGAACCAAAAAAGGTTTGTTTAACTCAGGATGCAATAAATCATTTAATTAAATTTTCTGGTGGTGATGCAAGAACACTAATCAATGCATTAGAGATGGCAATAGGAACAACTGATGAAAATGAAGCTGAAGAAATTAATATTAATCTCTCAATTGCAGAGGATGCAATTCAAAAGAAAAATATTGTTTACGATAAAAATGGTCAAAATCATTACGATATAGTAAGTGCATTTATTAAGTCCATTAGAGGTTCTGATCCAGATGCAACTTTATTTTGGCTTGCAAATATGCTGGAAGCTGGCGAAGATCCTAATTTTATTTTTAGAAGACTTCTTATATCTGCCAGTGAAGATATTGGGATTGCTGATCCTAATGCCATAGTAGTTGTACAATCGTGTTGTAATGCTTTTGATAGAGTTGGTTTTCCAGAGGGATTATATTTTTTAACACAAGCTTCCTTGTATTTAGCTATTTCTCCAAAAAGTAATAGTACGAAAAAGATTTTTAAAGCAATTGAAACATTCAAATCTATCAATGCTTATGAAGTTCCAAGTCATTTAAAAAATAATTCTAATAGTTATGTTAATCCTCATAATTATCCAGGAAATTGGGTCGCACAAGAATATCTTCCCATAGCTGTACGAGGTTTAAAAATATGGGAACCAAATAATAATGGATGGGAAAAAATTAAATATGATGAATTGCTTAGAAGAAAAGAAAACTAAAAATTTTTCGAACAACAAATAATCTCAGTATTAAAAGAAGTTTTTTCTTCGTAGGCTAAAGCTATAGTCCAATTATGAAAATTAATTTGAGAATAATGTAAATGTAAGTTTTTCTTATTATGTATTAACTCTTTTGGTTTTTCAAAATATTGCCAATGATTTATGTCTTTAGATAATCTTCCATGATCCCATTTTATTGCTGCTTCAACAGCACACCATTGATTTAAAATCATATTCTTGGTCATATTCTTATTTTGAATTGATTTATTGGTATGAAAAAAATATTTTTCTGCAAATTTTACATGGTTAAAATCTCTATCTTTTCTCTCAATATCTATCCCAATTTTGTTTTTGTGCCAGACTATAGTTACGGCATCTTTGCAATGACTTAAACTTATATTTCCCATGCCAAGAGCTAATTTTGGAGGTTTTCCAGGATGGGCATTTATAGGAATTTCTAGGGGATCTAAATCAAAAAGGGTTGATAGTGATTTTCTTAAATAAGCCCTTGTTTCTAAATAAACCTTTGATCTTAAACCTGATAGTTTTTTCGCAGTTTTAATTTCCTCTATCGTTACGACATCTTGTACTCCTTTAATCTCATAAAACCAAATTTTTGGTATTTTATATTTATACTCATTTAATAATTTCAATGGCTCTTAAGGTTGGTGACAAAGCACCAGAATTTAAATTAAAAGATTCTTTTGACAAAGAAGTCTCTCTTAATGATTTTAAAGGTAAAAGAATAATACTATATTTTTATCCAAAAGATAATACTCCAGGCTGTACTAAAGAAGCCTGCAATTTTAAGGAAAATTGGGATTTACTCCAGAAAAATAATATAGTTGTTCTTGGTATCAGTAAAGATAATGCAGTTTCTCATCAGAAGTTTATAGAAAAATTTAATTTACCTTTTATTCTTTTAACTGATCCTGAACCTTTTAAAGTTTCTTCTGATTATGACAGCTATGGACTTAAGAAATTTATGGGAAAAGAATATATGGGAATGATGAGAAATACATTTTTGATTGATACTGACGGAAAAATTGAAAAAATCTACTTAAAGGTAAAAGCAGCAATAATGGCTGATCATATAATTGCAGACCTCCGATTACAGTAACTGCTAGAGAGATAGGTGGTGCATGATCATTCCTTCCATAACTAAATTAGGGGAATTGATAATATTTGTTTTCTGAGTTTTTAGATATTTTGTAAGGAATTGAGAGTCTCCTCCACAGGTAATCAAGACATCCTTGAGTGGATTAAATGAACTAATAATAACTTCAGTAAGAGAGTTGATTACCCCTTTCAAAATTGCTTCTTCTGTATTCATTAAAAAATCTTTGGTTGGGATATCATATTTTTTGGGAACTTTGAGGTTTTTTGTGTTTTGTTCCATTGATTTTAATTGTGTCAGTAAACCTGGGATAAGTTGACCACCGATGATAGATCCATTTGGATTTAATTTTGTTATTGATAATATTGTTCCAAAATCTGCAATTAGCAAATCTTTTTTTAAAGGGTTTGCAATAATATTTAAAGCTGCAAGAGACGCAAGAGCTCTATCAACTCCAAAATAATCAGGGAGATTTGATAACCTAATATCTTTGGTTTTTATTTCATTTTCCTCTTTCAGCAAAAAATTTGGTAATTTTCCTACAGAAGCCCAAATTAACCTATCTAGATCTATATTTTCTGGAACTTTTTGCTCTTTTTGGGTATGGAAGAATTTAGATTGATTTTTAGAATATTTAGCCCAATGAAGCCTACTATTGCCCACTAATAAAAAATTTGTATCTGAGATCATTTTTTTATGATCAATTTAATTATTAGTGTGTATTCCACACTCTTGTTTAATCCCCCCAAATCTTGTTGCTCTTCCTTTTGTTTTATTACCATCAGGAGTGCTTGAGTGCCAATCACCTACAGTAGAATAACCTTTGCTGAAAAGTGGATGGGCAGGTAAATTATTCTCTTTCATATAATAAAAAATATCTTTATTTGTCCAATTTAATAAAGGCCTTAGAGAAAGTCTTTGACGAATTAGGTCCAAGAATTTCATTTCTTTTCTATTTTCTGTTTGGCTTGATCTAACACCGCTTGCCCAACAGTTAATTTTATATTTTTCTAGACCATTTTCCAAAGGTTTTATCTTTCTCAAATCATGATACTTATCTAAATCACTCGCTTTATTTGTTTCCCAAAGTTTTCCGTGTATAGTCTCCATTCTTGCTGGGGATAATTCACTTTGCAGAACTTCTATTTCTAAAGATAAATCGACAATAAGTTTTTCAGCATAATGGTATGTTTCTGGAGGTAAATAACCTGTATCTATCCAAAATATTTTGATTTTTTTTTGTAGACATAATTTACTGACCATATTTAAAAGGACTGATGACTGTATACCAAAACTTGTTGTAATTGCGAATTGATTATCAAACTCTTTATAACCCCATGTAAGCATTTCTTGAGCAGTCATATCTCTTAGCTCTTGATTATATTTATTTATTAATTCAGGTTGAATATCTTTTTGGATGTTTTCAATCATTCTTAAAGTTGGTTATGAGATGAATGTTATTTCACTTAATTTGAAAATTCTTCGTATTATTTAATAATACATTTATGGATAACAATATTTCGCTAATGAAAGCAATACAAAAACCAATAGTAATAGTTGGAGCAGGTTTCGCAGGTATGACAGCTGCTTTGAATATAAAGAATCTTAATCCTTCCTTACCTGTTATTGTAGTCGATTCTGCATCCAACTTTATATTTAAACCTTTAATGTATGAAGTTTTAAGTAAAGAAATAAGACTTTGGGAAGCCACGCCAAAATTTGCTAATATTTTTTCTGATGCAGGTATAACTTTTTTAAAAAATTGTTTAACAAAGATTTCCTTCAAAGAAAATATACTTGAATTTAGTGACGAATTAAAATTAAGTTTTCAATATCTTGTAATTTGTACAGGTTCTATACCAAATACTTTTTTGATAAAAGGTGTAGAGGAAAATTGTTATTTTTTTAATGATTTTCATGATCTAAATAAAGTAAAATCCTTTTTAAAAGAATCACAAAAAACTTTGCTTCATAAAAAGTTATTCATAGTTGGAGGTGGTCCCTCTGGCATTGAGTTAGCATGCAAAATTAAAGATATATACAAAGATCAATTTGAAATTAATGTGATAGAAAGATCTAATGAAATACTTAGTAGAAACAAAATTTTCAATAGGGAACAAGCAGAGACCGCATTAGAAAAAAGAAAAATCAATGTTCTTTTAAACACCACAGTTAAAGAAGTCTCAGAAACTAGAATTATTATTTCCAGTGAGGATGGGATAACTTCTTTGGATAAAGATATTGTTATTTGGACTGCAGGTGTTAAACCCAACTTGTCTTATTTGCAAACTGATGAAATAACAAAAAAATTTGGAAGAATTTTAGTTAATAATAATTTGCAAATAGAAAACCATAATAACTGTTTTGCTATCGGCGATATTTCGATCATTGCAGGGATGGAGGATCTACCCATAACAGCTCAGGTTGCGATGCAGGAAGGAAATCATCTCGCTAAAAATCTAGAACTATTAATTCAAGGAAAAGATCCTTTACCTTTTGAATTTCAAGATAATGGTGAAATGATTAGCTTAGGAATAGGGGAAGCTTCAATTGCGGGGCTTGGGGTTACTTTATCGGGAAAATTAGCTTTTGAGGCAAGAAGACTTATATATGCTTCCAAGTTGCCTGATATTAATGAAAGTTTAAAATCTGCATATTCATGGATATTCCACAAAAAATCTATTTTTCAGAATTTTCTTAAAAAAGATAATTTCAATTAAACTTTTTTGAAATATTGTTTTTGGGTATATTGAGTTAAATAAGTCTCATATGAATTTAATTGCAGTTGTTAGTAATAATTATTATGCGTTTATAACGGTAGTTGTTTTAATGATGTCAATAATTTTGTTTATCAAAAATACTATTGCGCCAGAATTGACTGGTTTGTTATGTGTTGGAATTTTTATAACTACAGGGGTTCTTTCCCCTGAGAAAGCTTTAGCTGGATTTGGTAGCCCTTCCTTAATAACTCTGATGGGTTTATTTGCAGTTTCCTCTGCATTATTTAAAAGTGGTGCCTTAGACAGAGTAAGAGAATTGATTTCTTCTGAAAGTATTAGAACTCCAAGGAAATTAATTTCATTAATAGCTTTTTTGATTGCTCCAATATCCGGAATTGTACCTAATACTCCAGTAGTAGCATCCTTGTTACCTTTAATTGAAGGTTGGTGCGAGAGGAGAAATATATCACCATCTAAAGTTTTATTACCTCTTTCTTTTGCTACTTTGCTGGGTGGAACTCTGACATTATTAGGTAGCTCAGTCAATCTTCTTGTAAGTGATATTAGTCAGCAATTAGGTTATGGAGCTTTGGAATTATTTAGTTTGACTGCAATTGGAATTCCTGTGTGGCTGATAGGTACAACCTATATGATTATAGTTTCTGATCTGCTTTTACCAGATAGAGGGAGAGATAAGGATTTCATTAAAAATGGCGATATGAATATTTACTTCACTGAAGTTACTATTCCCTCTTCATCAGAATTAGTTGGACAATCTGTTAGAAATAGTAGATTGCAAAGACGATTTGACGTTGATGTTCTTGAGTTGCAACGCAATGGAAAAGTTATTCTTCCTCCTTTGGCAGATAGAAAGATTGAACCGGATGATAGATTAATAATCCGAGTTACAAGAGCTGACTTATTTAGACTGCAGCAGGAACACACAATTTTATTAGGAGAGAATAAAACATCATTTGGAGGAGCTAATGTTTTTTCAGATGATGAAGGTACTAAAACCTTTGAAGCCTTGTTACCAGCTGGCTCAACTTTAGCTGGTGCTAGTTTGAGAGAATTAAGATTTAGGCAGCGGCATAATGCAACAGTTTTGGCATTGAGAAGAGGTCAGCAAACTGTTCAGGAGAGATTAGGCCAAGCTGTTTTAAGGGCAGGAGATGTTTTGTTATTGCAAGCCCCGTTAGATTCCATAAGAGGTTTGCAGGCCAGCAATGATTTGCTTATTTTAGATCAATTCGAAGATGATTTACCTGTCTTGATTAAAAAGCCTATATCGATTGCAATTGCAATAGGAATGGTGGTTTTGCCTTCGTTGACTAATATTCCATTAGTAGGTTCAGTTCTTTTGGCAGTTATTGCAATGGTTGCTTTTGGATGTTTAAGACCTGCAGAAATACAAAAATCAATTAGGTTGGACGTTATTTTATTATTGGGATCTTTATCATGTTTTAGTGTTGCTATGCAAGTCACAGGATTAGCAGATTTAATAGCAGTTAATCTTAATTTTGCTCTTAATGGAATGCCTCTTTATTTTGCACTAGTCGTAATTTTTGTATCTACAGTTATTCTTACCCAATTTATCAGTAATGCTGCTTCGGTTGCTTTGATTTTGCCTGTTGCTATTGAATTCTCAAGTGTTTTAGGCATTTCACCTAGCGCTTTAATAATGCTTGTTCTATTCGGAGCAAGTCAATCTTTCTTGACACCAATGGGTTATCAAACAAATTTAATGGTTTACGGTCCTGGAAGATATAGATTTTTTGACATCGCAAAATACGGAGCTGGATTAACACTTATAATGTCTTTTACAGTGCCAGCATTGATAATTTTAAATTTCAGATAAATAACGTGAAATTCACAAGTAATGTTTATAAGTTAAAAGATGCTTACAGAAAACTATCTGTACCTCAATTTACTATTGTTACGGGATTGTTTATTATTTTTTTTGGAACTTTGATTTTGAGTTCTCCATTATGTTCATCTTCAAATGTTGGTTTGTGGGAAGCATTTTTTACATCTACTTCTGCTATAACAGTTACTGGATTAACCATAATAGATATTGGTGTTGATTTAAATTTCTTTGGCCAAGTATTCTTGGCTTTTATGCTTTTATCAGGTGGTCTAGGATTAATGGCTATTACGACATTTTTACAAGGTTTTGTTGTAAAGGGCACAAAGTTAAAAACTAGATTAGATAAAGGAAAGACTCTAGATGAATTTGGAGTTGGAGGAATTGGTCGAACTTTTCAAAGTATTGCTATCACTGCAACTTGTATCATATCTTTTGGCGCAATTGTCTTATATTCTTTTGGATTTGTAGATATTCAAAATAATTGGGAAAGACTTTGGTCTTCTATCTTTCACAGCATATCTGCATATAACAATGCAGGTTTTTCTTTATGGTCTAATAGTCTCCAAGACTATAGAACAAATTTTTTGGTTAATATTGTGTTTATTTTTCTCATTGTCATGGGTGGACTGGGATGGAGGGTTATTGATGATATTTGGAGTAATAAAAAAAATCTTTCATATAAAAAATTGAGCCTTCATTCCAGATTAGTTATTAGGACAACTTTGTCTCTAATATTATTCGGATCATTAGGATTCTTTCTCACTGAATCATTGCTAAATAGTCAATTTTTTAATGATTTGAATTTGTTTGAAAGGTTATTATCATCAATCTTTGAAACAGTGAGTGCAAGAACCGCAGGCTTTACAAATTATCCGATCTCCTTGAACTCTATCTCAGATACTGGTCTATTATTATTAATGACGCTTATGTTTATTGGAGCAAGCACTGGAGGTACTGGTGGAGGGATAAAAACAACTACATTTATTGCTTTAATGGCTGCAACTAGATCAACTTTAAGAGGTCAGAAAGATGTAATTATTAGCAATAGATTAATTTCAGATAAAGTTATTCTAAAGGCAGTTGGAATCACTGTTGGTTCTTTGCTTTTCGTTCTTTTAATGGCAATGCTGCTCAGTACAACTAATACGTTTGTTAAAAAAGAATCTTTCACATTCCTAGAAATTTTGTTCACTTGCATATCTGCATTTGCAACAGTTGGCTTTGATATTGGTTTAACTGCAAAATTAAATCATTTTGGCCAATTTATTCTTATTGTCGGTATGTTTGTGGGCAGACTTGGTATCCTTTTGCTACTAAGTGCACTTTGGCAGGCTCTTTACAAGAGTAGAATAGATAGACAAAAGAGAATTGGCTATCCTAGGGCTGATCTTTATGTTTAGGATTGACTGAGTTTTATTATGGCTGATTGGTGGCAGTGGTCTCAAAAGAAAGAAAATGAAGCCCTCACTTTTGCAGTTGTTGGCGTTGGAAGATTTGGAACTGCTGTTTGTAGAGAACTTTTAAGTAATGGTGCAGATGTTTTGGCTGCAGATTTTTCGGAAAAAGCTATTGATGATTTGAGACAATTGGAACCTTCGATAGAAGCTAGAGTTGTAGATTGTACTGATGAAGAGTCTATGAAGGAATCTGGAATACTTGAAATGAATACTGTTGTAGTTGGTATAAGTGAACCTATTGAAGCAAGTATAACTACAACACTTATTGCCAAGGATAGTGAAGGTAGCAAAGTGAAAAGAGTAATAGCAAGGGCTACGAGTGACTTGCACGAAAAAATGTTAAAAAGGGTTGGTGCAGACAAAGTTGTTTTCCCTTCCAGAATGCAAGGAGAAAGATTAGGTTTAGAACTAGTTAGACCAAATCTAATTGAAAGATTGGAACTAGATAACCAAACTGGGATAGATGAAATAACTGTTCCAGAGGAATTTATTGGAAGATCTTTAAGAGATTTAAATTTGAGAAAAAATTATTTAGTCAATGTTCTCGCTGCAGGACCAGCTGAAGAGTTAACAGTTAATCCGCCAGCAAAATATATTTTGGAAAGAGGAAATATTTTGGTAGTTATGGGAAAAACTGTAGACTTACAGAAATTGCCTCAGAATTAATTATTTTTAATCAGATTTTTTATAGTATCGAATCCTTTGAGAAGCTCTTTTAAATCTTTTGACGCTTTGCTTTTCAAGTT is a window encoding:
- a CDS encoding DUF4912 domain-containing protein translates to MADVIRNKDQLLSLTLRQLRQEASKLSVPLYSRKTKAVLVDLILKYQEKSPTKTNISTSQPNSANNFESNTFSSSEEVKTNVVFLPRDPDWAYVFWQISDDDREKAQSLGANKLCLRLFDASGFDGSNLNQGTLREIAVDSYSTEWYLPIPLADRDYKVELGYKYGFNWMSLAFSSISHVPASHPSEQILDKFVPFNLDASTESIPEISNPVVPEQTGMHERLYQAATNIPRRRKVGSEEFMENVNSTNLNDNLTDSGAGKWSSGLNESGSGIVKNRSFWLVADAELIVYGATEPSAKLTIGGEDVPLAADGTFRIQVPFRDGTQKYDIKAVDVSGEQEKSISIKFDRTTPLDDTNEKDKAETEWF
- a CDS encoding alpha-D-glucose phosphate-specific phosphoglucomutase; amino-acid sequence: MTEVSVININSPFLDQKPGTSGLRKSTLKFQQKNYLEIFIEAILQSLEDLQVSTLVVGGDGRYGNIEAIEKIVQICVAHKVQKVIVPKCGLLSTPATSHLIRKENAIGGIILSASHNPGGIDGDFGVKLNISNGGPAPEMITNKIFKASQLLTSYKICKIQLPNFTEYGAYSFGETTLEIIDGLKDYSDLMEEIFDFDQISDFLKKDFSLIFDAMNAVTGPYATNIFVEKMGLSNDCVMNGTPLKDFGGLHPDPNLTYASHLADLLLNKKSYSFGAACDGDGDRNMILGSGCFVNPSDSLAVITANTKCVPGYKDGITGVARSMPTSSAVDNVARALNIPCFETPTGWKFFGNLLDSNLITLCGEESFGTGSNHVREKDGLWAVLYWLQVLAEKNCSVSDLIQSHWKQFGRNYYSRHDYEAIPSNIANQIFGDLTSRLENLKGSNFAGHLVQVADNFSYLDPVDDSISENQGLRLILDDNSRIIVRLSGTGTKGATLRLYFEKFFNSKQNLSLNPQVALKPLIDNLDDLLNISKLTQMQTPTVIT
- a CDS encoding AAA family ATPase; the encoded protein is MHSENLFTNYSQIESNAPLADKLRPKNLDDFFGQKSILNENSLLRSAILNDKISNFIFSGPPGVGKTTLIEIIAFNTRSKLIKLNAVLSSIKELRNEIANAKERLINTKRKTILFIDEVHRFTSVQQDALLPSIENGTITFIGATTENPFFAVNKALVSRSRIFTLIPLSETDLKKIIKKVISYYAKLKEPKKVCLTQDAINHLIKFSGGDARTLINALEMAIGTTDENEAEEININLSIAEDAIQKKNIVYDKNGQNHYDIVSAFIKSIRGSDPDATLFWLANMLEAGEDPNFIFRRLLISASEDIGIADPNAIVVVQSCCNAFDRVGFPEGLYFLTQASLYLAISPKSNSTKKIFKAIETFKSINAYEVPSHLKNNSNSYVNPHNYPGNWVAQEYLPIAVRGLKIWEPNNNGWEKIKYDELLRRKEN
- a CDS encoding 4'-phosphopantetheinyl transferase family protein, whose protein sequence is MKLLNEYKYKIPKIWFYEIKGVQDVVTIEEIKTAKKLSGLRSKVYLETRAYLRKSLSTLFDLDPLEIPINAHPGKPPKLALGMGNISLSHCKDAVTIVWHKNKIGIDIERKDRDFNHVKFAEKYFFHTNKSIQNKNMTKNMILNQWCAVEAAIKWDHGRLSKDINHWQYFEKPKELIHNKKNLHLHYSQINFHNWTIALAYEEKTSFNTEIICCSKNF
- the bcp gene encoding thioredoxin-dependent thiol peroxidase; amino-acid sequence: MALKVGDKAPEFKLKDSFDKEVSLNDFKGKRIILYFYPKDNTPGCTKEACNFKENWDLLQKNNIVVLGISKDNAVSHQKFIEKFNLPFILLTDPEPFKVSSDYDSYGLKKFMGKEYMGMMRNTFLIDTDGKIEKIYLKVKAAIMADHIIADLRLQ
- a CDS encoding type III pantothenate kinase; the protein is MISDTNFLLVGNSRLHWAKYSKNQSKFFHTQKEQKVPENIDLDRLIWASVGKLPNFLLKEENEIKTKDIRLSNLPDYFGVDRALASLAALNIIANPLKKDLLIADFGTILSITKLNPNGSIIGGQLIPGLLTQLKSMEQNTKNLKVPKKYDIPTKDFLMNTEEAILKGVINSLTEVIISSFNPLKDVLITCGGDSQFLTKYLKTQKTNIINSPNLVMEGMIMHHLSL
- a CDS encoding phosphoadenylyl-sulfate reductase, whose protein sequence is MIENIQKDIQPELINKYNQELRDMTAQEMLTWGYKEFDNQFAITTSFGIQSSVLLNMVSKLCLQKKIKIFWIDTGYLPPETYHYAEKLIVDLSLEIEVLQSELSPARMETIHGKLWETNKASDLDKYHDLRKIKPLENGLEKYKINCWASGVRSSQTENRKEMKFLDLIRQRLSLRPLLNWTNKDIFYYMKENNLPAHPLFSKGYSTVGDWHSSTPDGNKTKGRATRFGGIKQECGIHTNN
- a CDS encoding NAD(P)/FAD-dependent oxidoreductase: MKAIQKPIVIVGAGFAGMTAALNIKNLNPSLPVIVVDSASNFIFKPLMYEVLSKEIRLWEATPKFANIFSDAGITFLKNCLTKISFKENILEFSDELKLSFQYLVICTGSIPNTFLIKGVEENCYFFNDFHDLNKVKSFLKESQKTLLHKKLFIVGGGPSGIELACKIKDIYKDQFEINVIERSNEILSRNKIFNREQAETALEKRKINVLLNTTVKEVSETRIIISSEDGITSLDKDIVIWTAGVKPNLSYLQTDEITKKFGRILVNNNLQIENHNNCFAIGDISIIAGMEDLPITAQVAMQEGNHLAKNLELLIQGKDPLPFEFQDNGEMISLGIGEASIAGLGVTLSGKLAFEARRLIYASKLPDINESLKSAYSWIFHKKSIFQNFLKKDNFN
- a CDS encoding SLC13 family permease, which translates into the protein MNLIAVVSNNYYAFITVVVLMMSIILFIKNTIAPELTGLLCVGIFITTGVLSPEKALAGFGSPSLITLMGLFAVSSALFKSGALDRVRELISSESIRTPRKLISLIAFLIAPISGIVPNTPVVASLLPLIEGWCERRNISPSKVLLPLSFATLLGGTLTLLGSSVNLLVSDISQQLGYGALELFSLTAIGIPVWLIGTTYMIIVSDLLLPDRGRDKDFIKNGDMNIYFTEVTIPSSSELVGQSVRNSRLQRRFDVDVLELQRNGKVILPPLADRKIEPDDRLIIRVTRADLFRLQQEHTILLGENKTSFGGANVFSDDEGTKTFEALLPAGSTLAGASLRELRFRQRHNATVLALRRGQQTVQERLGQAVLRAGDVLLLQAPLDSIRGLQASNDLLILDQFEDDLPVLIKKPISIAIAIGMVVLPSLTNIPLVGSVLLAVIAMVAFGCLRPAEIQKSIRLDVILLLGSLSCFSVAMQVTGLADLIAVNLNFALNGMPLYFALVVIFVSTVILTQFISNAASVALILPVAIEFSSVLGISPSALIMLVLFGASQSFLTPMGYQTNLMVYGPGRYRFFDIAKYGAGLTLIMSFTVPALIILNFR